The following are encoded in a window of Pedobacter cryoconitis genomic DNA:
- the ribH gene encoding 6,7-dimethyl-8-ribityllumazine synthase yields MATQLKNLSDFSHTTVPDGAAYKIAIAVAEWNADVTGSLYKGALETLLKHGVKEENITSFAVPGSFELTGAAEILLKKHTDLDAVICLGCIIQGETRHFDFICDAVANGVTQVGIKYSKPVIFGVLTTNDLQQAVDRSGGKHGNKGDEAAITAIKMAHLLHTA; encoded by the coding sequence ATGGCAACACAATTAAAAAACCTATCTGACTTTTCTCATACTACTGTTCCTGATGGCGCAGCTTATAAAATCGCTATTGCAGTTGCTGAATGGAATGCAGATGTAACAGGCAGTCTTTATAAAGGTGCTTTAGAAACACTTTTAAAACATGGCGTTAAAGAAGAGAACATCACTTCTTTTGCTGTTCCAGGAAGTTTCGAGTTGACAGGTGCAGCAGAAATTTTATTAAAAAAACATACCGATCTTGATGCAGTGATCTGCCTTGGATGTATCATACAAGGGGAAACCAGGCATTTTGATTTTATCTGTGATGCAGTAGCTAATGGGGTAACACAAGTAGGAATTAAATATAGTAAACCAGTTATTTTCGGTGTCTTGACAACCAATGATTTACAACAGGCAGTGGACAGATCTGGTGGCAAACATGGTAACAAAGGTGATGAGGCTGCTATTACAGCAATAAAAATGGCACACTTACTGCATACAGCTTAA